From the genome of Candidatus Liberimonas magnetica, one region includes:
- the rplJ gene encoding 50S ribosomal protein L10, producing the protein MARKEKEILVKDLGEKFKNNNGIVLTEYQGLNVLEINELRNKLRPAKCDYKVVKNTLTKKALKDLGLEEFSNLFIGPTAIAIERGDPVEATKVLVNFSKDHKNLKLKAGMLGNKILTPEQIKSLANLPSRLALLAQVIGTIQSPISGLVNALNGVILNLVNVLDQIKKQKEENK; encoded by the coding sequence ATGGCACGGAAGGAAAAAGAAATTTTAGTTAAGGACCTTGGCGAAAAATTCAAGAACAATAACGGAATAGTCTTAACTGAGTATCAGGGGCTAAATGTGCTTGAAATCAATGAACTAAGAAATAAGCTAAGGCCGGCTAAATGCGATTATAAAGTAGTTAAAAATACTCTGACCAAGAAAGCCTTAAAAGACCTGGGGTTAGAAGAATTCTCTAATTTATTTATTGGCCCTACAGCCATAGCAATAGAGAGAGGTGACCCGGTAGAGGCAACAAAAGTATTAGTTAATTTCAGTAAAGACCACAAAAACCTGAAGTTAAAAGCAGGTATGCTGGGCAATAAGATACTTACTCCTGAACAAATAAAATCTCTGGCTAATCTTCCTTCCAGGCTTGCTTTGCTTGCTCAGGTGATCGGTACGATCCAGTCGCCTATTTCAGGGCTTGTTAATGCTTTAAACGGAGTTATTCTTAATTTAGTAAATGTGTTAGACCAAATAAAAAAACAGAAAGAGGAAAATAAATAA
- the rplL gene encoding 50S ribosomal protein L7/L12: MSGNGKDALIESIASMSVLELSELVKALEEKFGVKASAPMAMAAMPVVGAAAGAAVAEEKTDFTVVLASAGANKIPVIKVVREITGLGLKEAKDLVDGAPKPVKENVPKAQAEELKKKLTDIGATVELK; this comes from the coding sequence ATGAGTGGAAATGGAAAAGATGCATTAATCGAATCAATTGCTTCGATGTCGGTGTTGGAACTTTCAGAGCTGGTAAAGGCTCTTGAAGAAAAATTCGGAGTCAAAGCTTCTGCTCCTATGGCTATGGCAGCAATGCCGGTAGTTGGTGCAGCGGCAGGTGCCGCTGTTGCCGAAGAAAAAACCGATTTCACGGTTGTTTTGGCAAGTGCCGGAGCTAACAAGATACCGGTCATTAAAGTAGTCAGAGAAATCACAGGCCTGGGCTTAAAAGAAGCAAAGGATTTGGTTGACGGAGCTCCAAAACCCGTTAAGGAAAATGTCCCGAAAGCACAAGCTGAAGAGCTCAAGAAAAAGCTTACGGATATAGGAGCAACTGTAGAGTTAAAGTGA